The Fructilactobacillus myrtifloralis genome segment AGGTAGGACTGGGTACCAAGGCATTTTAAACCCATCGTTTGGAATGTCTCGGCGGTGCCGCAGAGGAATAATACCAAAGGAAATGCAGGCAAACGCCAGCAGGGTCCCCGCGTTAATCAGCGAAGCCAGTTGGGCAAGCGGAACCACGCCCGCAAAGAAGGCCTGAACGAGCAAGGCCACCAAGACTGCGTTTCTGGGGACCTTCGACTGGGCATGAACCTGTCCCATCTTTTTCGACAACAAGCCGTCCCGACCAAGCGCGTAGACCAACCGGGAACCCCCAAAGAACATCGTCACCATAGCGGTGAAGATTCCAAACAGCGCCCCAATGGTAATCAGCTTGTTCCACCCATCGAGGTGAACCAAGTGAAGGGCATAGGCAGCGGGATCATCAACGTTAAGTTTGGTGTAGTGCACCATTCCAACCAAGACCAATGAGAACGCCACGTACAAAACAACGGCAATTAGAACCGTGCCCAGGATCCCCCGGACCACGTTCCGCTTTGGATCAATGGTTTCTGCGGAATTAGCTGCCAGCGCATCAAACCCGATAAAGGCGAAGAAGACCGTGGCCGCTGCAGTTGAAATTCCACCGAGGCCAAAGGGCGCCCCGTGGAATTGCTTCGGGTAGAAGGGAACGTAGTTGCTGGATTTAATGTAAAAAATGCCGATTCCGATGAAAATAATGATAATCGCAATTTTAACAAGCACGGCAGTGTTTTCCACCTTTTTCGACAGGTCCGCTCCCTTCACGATGATGAGCGCGATGACGACGATAATCAGGACCGCCGTCAGGTTGACTACTCCGCCTTCTAGCGGGCCTGCTTGCAACGCCGCCGGTAACTTAATGCCGACCGGAGCTAACAGGTTATTGTTAAAGTAGGCCGCAAATCCGGTGGCTTCGGCAGAAACGGCTAAGAAATACTCCAGAATCAAGGCCCAGCCAATCAGCCAACCGACAATTTCTCCGTAGATCACCGTTCCAAACGAGTAGGCGGACCCAGCAATTGGCATCGCGGACGAAAATTCCGCATAGGCCATCCCAACGACCCCCGATAGTAAGGCCGCTAGTAAGAAGGCCACCGCCACCGCAGGACCAGCGTGCTGGGCAGCTTCGTGACCGGGCAGAATGAAGATCCCGGTTCCAATCACCGCCCCGATTCCGAGGGCCACCAAGTCCCACGCGGTTAACGTCCGACTTAAGCGGGCATCCGCCTTGAGGTAGTTAGCGACTGATTCTCGTTGAAAAATGCGTTTAAACATAAGCGTCTCCCTTTCGTGCTCGGACTACGCCGAGCCAATTTCATTGACGTCTTTTATCTTACCCACTAGACTTAGATAAGTAAAATTAATCTTTTTAATTTAAACATTAGGAGAACTGATGTAATGAATCGCTTTGTCGTGTTCCAAAAAATCATTGAAACCGGGAGCTTTACCAAGGCGGCTCACGAACTTGGGTATACCCAGTCGTCCATTAGCCAAACCGTGGCCGGGCTGGAAGCCGAGTTTAACGTACAACTGCTTAAACGTTCCCGCCGAGGCATCAGCTTGACTCCCGCAGGCGATAAACTTTATCCCGAGTTTCAACGCCTGTTACGTCAGTACACGGATGCCCAACACCTCGCCCAGCAAATCACCGGTCTGGAAACCGGAACGGTACGGATTGGCGCGAGCAATAGTATCTCGCGCTACTGGTTACCGGGCTTAATCAAGGGCTTTGAACAACAACACCCGCACGTCCACTTCACCCTCTTTCAGGGTGATTATGACGAAATCCGCGCGGACGTTGATAGTGGTAAAGTGGACATTGGGTTTTTAAAGCACACCCGAACCAAGGGCCTGACCACCGTGCCGCTCAAGCGGGAGCGCTTGTTGGCGGTGATGCCCACCGACCATCCGTTGGCTGGTCAGTCCGTCGTTTCCCTCGCCGCTTTAAAGGCCCAGTCGAACAACCTGATTTTGATCCCCGAGGGCACTCACAGTGACGTCCGTGCGGCGTTTGCATCCTTGGAAATCAACCCCAACATTAAGGACCAAATTCAAGACGACTATACCGTTCTAGCCATGGTGGAGGCGGGGCTTGGGGTGAGCCTGGTCTCTGAACTAATGGTGGGTAATTCCGACTTTCACATCCACGCGGCGGCCACTGAGCCAGCAATTGCCCAAGCAATCGAGATTGCCTACCAGAATCATGCTAGTCTGTCCGTGGCCAGCCAACACTTTTTAGATTACGTGGTCTCCCAACGGGATCAGTTGCCATAAAAAAAAGCTCCCCGTGGGGAGCTTTTTTAATAGTTACTATTTTGAAAGCCTTTAATGGTCGCAAGCCGTGGCGCATACCGCACGTAGAGGTATTCGGCCACTTGCAGCCAGGCATAGGCCAAGGTTACCGCACCCACTACGTCACTAGGAAAGTGAGCGTTTAGGTAAATCCGGGACAGCATTACCAGAATCAACCAGATGATTAGCATCATCCGCACAATCCACATACTCGTCCGGTCATTCAGCATTGGAACCAACACGATCCAAATGATGCTTAGCACTAGCACCGTCCCGAGCACGTGCCCACTCGGGAAACTGTAGCCCGTATCCTTCATCAGGTGCATCGGCGGCCGATCCCGGGCCACTAAGTGCTTCACCACAAACCCGAGGGCATCGCCCCCGACCAGTAAGCAGATGGCAAACACGGCGGGAATTTTATCCCGACCGCCCCACAGGATGAAGGCTAACAGAATCATCCAGATGACGTCCATCTTGGGACTCGCGAGGAAGCTAACAATGGTAAACAAACTGGTCATAAAGTTCGAGTCCCAATGTTGCACCCCACCGATTACTAACGTATCCAAAAAGTTAACGAACCCGGAATTAGTTTTAACGGCCACGGCGATTATAATCGTCAGGAGGGTCGCAATCACTAATTTATACGGGCGACTTGGGTCCTTTTTAATTATCATGTCTTTCTCTTACCTCCAGATTCAGTCAATACGCTTAGTATAGCATATTCTCGTGGTTAAACCACGCCCCGAACCGTTCTAATCTGCGTCTAACTGTGAAGTGCGTTACAATAAACTATATTTCACTTAAAGGAGAATCATCATGCTAAATAGTATTTTACTAATGCTAGCTGTCGGCGTCTTGGTCGGCATCCTCGGGGCTATTCTCGGGATTGGTGGAGGAATGATTATCACCCCCGTACTGACGCTTGGAATGGGATTAGACATTAAATACGCGATTGGCGCGAGCCTGATTGCCGTCATCGCGACCAGTTCGGGAGCGACGATTGCCTACCTCCGTGATAACGTCTTAAACTTACGGGTGGCCATGTTTTTAGAGATTGCGACCTCCGTCGGCGCCATCGTCGGCGCCCTCTTGACTGGAATCTTAAATCCCGTGTTCCTCTACCTCTTGTTTGGCCTGCTTCTGTTCTTTTCCGGTGCGAACATGGTTAAAAAGCTGTGGGGAAAAAACAGTGACCAAATTACCCACCAGGATGACAAACTGGCCCAGGACCTGCGGCTCAACGGTTCTTACTACGACAAGAACCTCCACAAAGAAATCGACTATGGAGTTACCAACGTGCCGACCGGATTTGGCATCATGTTTGGAGCCGGCGTCGCTAGCGGATTGCTCGGAATTGGTTCCGGGGCGTTCAAGGTCATTGCCATGGATACCTTCATGAAGATGCCGCTCAAACCATCGAGTTCGACCAGTAACCTCATGATGGGGGTTACGGCAGCTGCCAGTGCTACAATCTACTTCTTTAACGGTTCCATTCTGCCCCAGATTGCCGTCCCAATGGCCCTTGGGATTATTGTGGGGGCAGCGCTTGGTTCCCGGATTATGCAAATCATGCCGACCCGGCTCATGCGGATCATCTTTATTCCGATCCTCTTGTACCTTGGCTTACAAATGATTCTAAAAGGATTTGGGGTGTCAATCTAATGAAACCAGAAGCAAAAAACGAAACCCAGGAAATGCACCGGGTGGAAATGACGATTGGAACCATCCTCCGGTGGGGGGTAATTGTGGCAGCCGCCATTATGATCGTGGGACTGCTCTTCTACCTCGTGGACGGCAGCTTGGGAGTGGCTTCTAACTACCACGTACAAAACTTCCATCAACTCCTCCAGGGCTTGATAGCTGGTAAACCGTACGCCATCATGATGGTCGGAATCTTTGCCCTGATTCTCACGCCCGTGTTACGGGTCGTCGTCTCAATCTACTCCTTTTACCGGGAACACGATCGTCTCTACGTCATCATCACCAGCCTGGTCCTGCTGATTCTCTTAACCAGCTTTGTCCTTGGCATCGAATTTCAACTTTAACCAACCAAAAAACGGAGTCCCCTATGAGGGACTCCGTTTTTGATTGAAGCGTCGCTTCATGTAGTAAAACAGTTGAATAAACAACTCTGCTAGTAAAAAGCCCATCGCAATCGAGCCGGCAATCATGACGACCTGGGTCAGGTAGAAAAACGCCATGTGTGGTTGGTTTAACGCCACGTACTTCATAACCTGGTAGGCTTGTCCCCCGGGCACCAGCGGGACTAAGGCCGGCGTATTAAAGACAATCACCGGCATTTTTTTATAACGCGCCGCAATCATCCCAAAGATCCCAATCGAAAAGGCTCCCACGACGTTAGCACCCACGTACCCACCGATGTAGGTAAAGTACGCCAAATACACGAGGTAACCCGCCACCGCCACGACGCCCCCAAGGTTTAGTGCCTTGGGTGAAACGTTAATTAACAGGGCAAAGCCTAACGTGGCCGCATAGACGCCCACGATGACAATCACTAAATGTAACATTTTGCTTCACCTATCCTAACCAAATCAATGCGAGCGAGACCCCAAACCCGAGGGCACAGGCACAAATCAGCGCCTCCACGCCCCGCGCTGGACCACTAATCAGATTCCCAGAGATTAAGTCCCGGACGGCATTCGTAATCGGGACCCCTGGAACGAGGGGCATGACGGCTCCAATGATGATGTTATCGGTACTCTGTCCGAGGCCGAGCCGGACCGCGTAAATGGCCATCGCCCCGATCGCCATCGCTGACACAAACTCACTGATGAAACTAGCCTGCACACGCAGGCTGAGCTCGCGAAAAATCAGCCAGCCAAACATCCCCACCAGACTGGTAATGAAGAAATCCGGAAGATCGTTGTTAAAGACCACGGTAATCGCTCCGGATAAGACCGCGGCCGCCACCATCAACAACCAGAAGGGATAATAGAGGCCAATGTGTTCCACCTTGAGCAACAGGCGGTAAAACTGAAAAATCGTCAACTTGTGTTCGGCAAACCGCCGCGATAGTTTGTTAACGGCGGCAATCCGGCGTAAATCAAAGTTGCGTTGCTCAATTTCCTTAATCTGCGCTCCGGCCTCGTCGTTCGCGGAAATCATGAGTCCGGTAATCGTCACGTAGGCGTTTAAATCATCTAAACCCGCGTTCATGGCAATTCGTTTAATCGTATCTGAAACCCGATTCAGTTCGGATCCGTTTTCAATCAAAATTTTGCCCGCGAGCAGACACGTCTGGACGACCTTATTTTTATATGATTGCGTTTTTTTGCGTTCCTGTTTGCGCACCGTAAGCACCACCTTCGTTCCAATTGCTGTACTTACCAGCCTACTATATTTTGCCGCGTTTTAAAACCAAACTGGAAAAATGATTTTACGGATTTCCTCGTTATCGTTATAATGAACAATATAACATTTGGGCACAACCGCACAGGAGGATTAGCATGAGTGATAATCAATCATTTTCAGAGTTAAATGCAACCGCACAGGAAAAGGCCATTACCGATTTTGTTCCCTTTTACGTTTCCCTCTTAAACAACGAAGAACTCGATGTCATGGCTTCATTTGACTTTAATCACGTCATCGCGGACATCAACCGCACCATCATGGACGTTAGCAACCAGGTGCCGGCAGAAATTTGCGCGTTTTCAGCCAAATTTAATCACGAAGACTATAAAACGTTACTAAGTCAACTTCCCCAAACCTTTTTCGCGAATGGGAACCCCACCACGGACTGGCGCGAATGGTATGTCGCTGAAACGACGAAGCTCGATCCCTTCGCTACTTTATAAGTACGTACCAAAAAAGCAATCTCTACTGAGATTGCTTTTTTTTCGTCTAAATATCGTAATCACGGTCATAAAAGAAGGCTTCATCGGCCCCCTGCGTCGTTTCTGGTTGAATGGTCACGTGATCAATCTGGTACCGATCCTTTAAAACCCGATTAATTTGGGCATAAAGCTGTTGCACCTCGTTTAGTTCCATGTTGTCCATGTTCACGTGGGCCGAAAACACGATGCTATTTTCATCGACCATCAAGGCGTGCACGTGGTGGACCTTCTTCACGCCCGGAATTGCCAGTAAGTCGCGGTTAATCGCAGCGTAATCCAAGTGCGGCGCACACTCCATTAAAATTGACACCGTCTTTTTGATGACCGGCAAGCTTTCCAGCATAATGTAAACCGCCACAATCATCGTAATCAGGGGATCAATGAAGGTCCAGCCGGTCCAGAGAATCAGACCTCCCCCAACAATAATCCCTAACGAGGCTAGCGCGTCGCTTAACAAATGAAGGTAGGTCGCCTTCAGGTTTAAATTATGCTGCGCACCCCGGTTTAGGAGCACGGTTGACAGGAGGTTCGCGGCGGCACTAATTACCGCCACCCAAATCATCACGCCACTTTCAACGGGCGCCGGGTGCCAAAGCCGACTAACGGCCTCTCCCAGTAAAAAGAGTGACAGCAGGACCAGAAAGAGCGAGTTAAACAGCGCTGCCAGAATCTCGGCCCGTTTAAACCCGTAGGTATTCACCCGCGTTTGCTTCCGCTTACTCAGCACGTGGGCCCCGTAACTAAAGATGATCGACAACGAATCTCCCAGGTTATGCGCCGCGTCAGACAGTAACGACAAACTGCCCGACAGCAACCCTCCGATAAACTCTAGGAGTGTAATCGCCGAATTTAACAGCGTCACGCTTAAAAAGCGGCGCCCCGTTAGTTGTTCTTCTCGTTCTGACATCTGCTTCTCCTTTGCCACCCCATTTACCTGGCGTCTAGTCTGCCTGGTTAAATAAATTCACCATCGTATTCGTTAGCCGGCAGGGTGTTAAAGTCATAGTCAGCCACGGCCGCTGGACTTGTTAAGTAGGCATGTAAACTTTCCCCAATCATGAGGTTAACCGTTCCGGTCTTTTCATGAAGCACGATGACTGGCGTCCCCAGTTGCACCGCATAGCCAATTTCAAAGGCCGTGCCACTGTCCACGTGGTCCTCGGTAAAATCAATGATTGCCACTACCGCGTCCGCTGCGCGCAAATTTTCAATATCGGCCTGGTAAATTTCCGTGGCCCAGGGTTTCGTAAACTGGGGATGCTGGGTGGATTGGTGCTTACGGGGAGAAAAAAAGTCCCGGACCGTGGGGTTGGCCGTCAAAGCCTGTTCCACTTTTTCAATCCGTGCAATCTGATCCTCGCTAAAAAATGGACCAGCTAAATAAATTTGTGCCATCGGTTGTGCTCCCTTCCGCTTACGCGTCCTGTTCGACCATCCGCCAATCGCCTTCGTTGGCCTTTGAAATTTGGTTTAAGAAATGTAACACGTTTTCTGCGCGTTGTGAATCGTGCTCGTTCAACTGGTTTAATCCAGCTCCGGTATTCATCGGTTGGCTGAGCTGAAATTCACCAGCTTCATCGGCAGTTCCGGTGGCAAAGGCCATCACGGTTTC includes the following:
- a CDS encoding phosphatase PAP2 family protein; this encodes MIIKKDPSRPYKLVIATLLTIIIAVAVKTNSGFVNFLDTLVIGGVQHWDSNFMTSLFTIVSFLASPKMDVIWMILLAFILWGGRDKIPAVFAICLLVGGDALGFVVKHLVARDRPPMHLMKDTGYSFPSGHVLGTVLVLSIIWIVLVPMLNDRTSMWIVRMMLIIWLILVMLSRIYLNAHFPSDVVGAVTLAYAWLQVAEYLYVRYAPRLATIKGFQNSNY
- a CDS encoding nucleoside 2-deoxyribosyltransferase, producing the protein MAQIYLAGPFFSEDQIARIEKVEQALTANPTVRDFFSPRKHQSTQHPQFTKPWATEIYQADIENLRAADAVVAIIDFTEDHVDSGTAFEIGYAVQLGTPVIVLHEKTGTVNLMIGESLHAYLTSPAAVADYDFNTLPANEYDGEFI
- a CDS encoding APC family permease, which codes for MFKRIFQRESVANYLKADARLSRTLTAWDLVALGIGAVIGTGIFILPGHEAAQHAGPAVAVAFLLAALLSGVVGMAYAEFSSAMPIAGSAYSFGTVIYGEIVGWLIGWALILEYFLAVSAEATGFAAYFNNNLLAPVGIKLPAALQAGPLEGGVVNLTAVLIIVVIALIIVKGADLSKKVENTAVLVKIAIIIIFIGIGIFYIKSSNYVPFYPKQFHGAPFGLGGISTAAATVFFAFIGFDALAANSAETIDPKRNVVRGILGTVLIAVVLYVAFSLVLVGMVHYTKLNVDDPAAYALHLVHLDGWNKLITIGALFGIFTAMVTMFFGGSRLVYALGRDGLLSKKMGQVHAQSKVPRNAVLVALLVQAFFAGVVPLAQLASLINAGTLLAFACISFGIIPLRHRRDIPNDGFKMPWYPVLPILAGLCSIYFIVMLPTTTKVAVGIWLAIGLVVYFSYGLWHSKLQHRNATD
- a CDS encoding cation diffusion facilitator family transporter, with translation MSEREEQLTGRRFLSVTLLNSAITLLEFIGGLLSGSLSLLSDAAHNLGDSLSIIFSYGAHVLSKRKQTRVNTYGFKRAEILAALFNSLFLVLLSLFLLGEAVSRLWHPAPVESGVMIWVAVISAAANLLSTVLLNRGAQHNLNLKATYLHLLSDALASLGIIVGGGLILWTGWTFIDPLITMIVAVYIMLESLPVIKKTVSILMECAPHLDYAAINRDLLAIPGVKKVHHVHALMVDENSIVFSAHVNMDNMELNEVQQLYAQINRVLKDRYQIDHVTIQPETTQGADEAFFYDRDYDI
- a CDS encoding sulfite exporter TauE/SafE family protein encodes the protein MLNSILLMLAVGVLVGILGAILGIGGGMIITPVLTLGMGLDIKYAIGASLIAVIATSSGATIAYLRDNVLNLRVAMFLEIATSVGAIVGALLTGILNPVFLYLLFGLLLFFSGANMVKKLWGKNSDQITHQDDKLAQDLRLNGSYYDKNLHKEIDYGVTNVPTGFGIMFGAGVASGLLGIGSGAFKVIAMDTFMKMPLKPSSSTSNLMMGVTAAASATIYFFNGSILPQIAVPMALGIIVGAALGSRIMQIMPTRLMRIIFIPILLYLGLQMILKGFGVSI
- a CDS encoding LysR family transcriptional regulator gives rise to the protein MNRFVVFQKIIETGSFTKAAHELGYTQSSISQTVAGLEAEFNVQLLKRSRRGISLTPAGDKLYPEFQRLLRQYTDAQHLAQQITGLETGTVRIGASNSISRYWLPGLIKGFEQQHPHVHFTLFQGDYDEIRADVDSGKVDIGFLKHTRTKGLTTVPLKRERLLAVMPTDHPLAGQSVVSLAALKAQSNNLILIPEGTHSDVRAAFASLEINPNIKDQIQDDYTVLAMVEAGLGVSLVSELMVGNSDFHIHAAATEPAIAQAIEIAYQNHASLSVASQHFLDYVVSQRDQLP
- a CDS encoding threonine/serine exporter family protein, encoding MRKQERKKTQSYKNKVVQTCLLAGKILIENGSELNRVSDTIKRIAMNAGLDDLNAYVTITGLMISANDEAGAQIKEIEQRNFDLRRIAAVNKLSRRFAEHKLTIFQFYRLLLKVEHIGLYYPFWLLMVAAAVLSGAITVVFNNDLPDFFITSLVGMFGWLIFRELSLRVQASFISEFVSAMAIGAMAIYAVRLGLGQSTDNIIIGAVMPLVPGVPITNAVRDLISGNLISGPARGVEALICACALGFGVSLALIWLG
- a CDS encoding DUF1634 domain-containing protein, whose translation is MKPEAKNETQEMHRVEMTIGTILRWGVIVAAAIMIVGLLFYLVDGSLGVASNYHVQNFHQLLQGLIAGKPYAIMMVGIFALILTPVLRVVVSIYSFYREHDRLYVIITSLVLLILLTSFVLGIEFQL
- a CDS encoding threonine/serine exporter family protein encodes the protein MLHLVIVIVGVYAATLGFALLINVSPKALNLGGVVAVAGYLVYLAYFTYIGGYVGANVVGAFSIGIFGMIAARYKKMPVIVFNTPALVPLVPGGQAYQVMKYVALNQPHMAFFYLTQVVMIAGSIAMGFLLAELFIQLFYYMKRRFNQKRSPS